The genomic DNA AGGCCGCCGACCGCGTCTCCGTGCTGCGCCTCGGCGAGGTGGTCCGCACGGCGCGCGTCGCCGACCTTCGGGCCAGCCTCGGGTTGGGCGTGCGCGTACTGGTGGCCCACCCCGACGCGGCCTCGGTGAAGGCGGAGTTCCTGGCCATACCGGGCGTCCGTGCGGCCGACGCTCGGGCGGAGCGACTCGACGGGCGCTCGGCGACGCGGCTGAGCGTGACCCTCGATGGGTCCGCACCCGGCGCCGTCGACGCCGTCGTCAAGGCCGCCGCCCGGCACAGGGTGTTGGACCTCGACGGCGAACGGCCGGATCTGGAGGAGGCCGTGATGCGGCTCTACAGCTCGAACCCCGGCGCGCCCCAGTCGCGCCCCGTGGAGCACGACGTACCGCCGCCGGGCACACCGGGAGCCGGCGGACGCACGAACGACGCACCGACGAACGGCGTACCGATGAACGACCTACCCCCGGAGGCGACCCGATGAGCACCAGGACGGCACCGCTGCGGCCCGACACCCGCGCGCCCGCGCCGACCCAGGCAAAGCGTGCGGCGGCGAACGTCGGTCCGGTCTACGCCAGGTGGCTCGGCGACGCGCGCCGGGCTCTCCTCGGCTGGGCCGGCGGGATCGTCGCGGTGTGCCTGCTCTACCTGCCGCTGTTCCCGTCGATGCGCGACACGGGGCTGCTCGGGGACAAGCTCGAGGCGATGCCGAAGGACATGCTCGACGGGTTCGGGATGGACATCGCGACGACGTCGACGGGGTGGGGGTACGCCCACCAGATGGTGTTCGGGATGCTCGGGCTGCTGCTGCTGCTGCTCCTGGTGCTGGGCATCGGGCAGGGCGCACGCATGATCGCCGGCGACGAGGAAGCGGGCGCGTTGGAGCTGACCCTGGCACACGCCACGACACGGCGGGCGGTGCTGACCGCCCGGCTGGCCGCGCTGGTGACCATCGTGGCCGCCATGACCGCGCTGGTCATCGTGGTGGTCGCGGCGCTGAACGGGCCGTCCGAGCTGCAGCTGACCGCCGCGGGGCTCATGGCCGAGGGCGCGGCGCTCGGCATGCTGGTGCTGACCCACGCGCTGGTCGCCTTCGCGGTGGGCGCCGTCACGGGGCGGCGCGCGTGGGCGCTGGCGGCGGCCTCGATCGTCGGCGTGCTGGGCTGGTTCGCGCACACGATGGGCGCCAAGCTGGCCGACTGGGTGCCGGGGCTTTCGCCGTTCCACTGGGCGTACGGGGAGGTCCCGCTGCACACCGGGCTCGACGCGGGTGGCCTTGCGGCGCTGGGGACGGCGTGCGTCGTGCTGGTCTCGGCGTCCTATCTGGGGTTCGCGCGGCGCGACCTCCGTGCGTGACAGGTCTGGATGACCCGTCAAGAGCCGCAGGCACCGGGTCGCCACGGCACGGGTCGCACGGAACGGTTAAGCCAGCCGGGCGGCCAGGCGCGCCGGGTAATCGGCCACCACCTGCGCGAACTCCGGCGGCGCCACCACCCGAAGTCGCGCCCCCAGATCGACGGCCACGGTCAACAGGTGCCAGGCCAACCCGTCGAATGAGTCCGCGCCGACCTCGACCTCGGTGCGGAAGCCGTCGTCGTGCGGCCGCGGGTCGAGTCCCCGCACCTGGCCGACGGTCGCCGAGATCCGGTCGCGGACGGCGGCCTCCGGGGCGTCGTACCGGACCGTCACGAGATGCGCGTACGGCGCCTTGGTGACCGCGTCGCGCACGAAGGTCGCCGCGTCGGGGGCGGGTCGGGCGGCGAACCGGAAGGTGCTCGCCGTGACCTGCGCCATCCGGTCGAGCCGGAACGTCCGCCAGTCGGCGCGGGCGGGGTCGTAGGCGAGGAGGTACCAGCGGCGTCCCGTCGTGACCAACCGATACGGCTCGACGTCCCGGGAGGTGTCGGTGCCGCCGCGCGCGGCGTACCCGAACCGCACCCGCACCCGATCCCGCGCCGCCCGCGCGAGCGTCATCAACACGTCGGCATCCACCGGCGCGGCCATCCCCGGCAACGCCACGGTCGCCTCGGCGACGGCCGCGACCTCGCCGCGCAGCCGCGGCGGCAGGACCTGATCCAGCTTCGTCATGGTCCGCATGGCCGGTTCCGCGAGCGCCGCGACGCTGCCGGTGGCCGCGAGCCGCAGGCTGACCGCCACGGCCACGGCCTCGTCGTCATCGAGGAGCAGCGGCGGCAGCCGCCGTCCGGCGCCGAGCCGATAGCCGCCGCCGGCGCCGCGCTCGGCGTCCACCGGATAGCCCAGGTCACGGAGTCGGTCGACGTCGCGACGTACGGTCCGCTCCGTCACCCCGAGGCGCTCGGCCAGTTCCGGGCCGCCCCACACCGCTCGCGACTCGAACAGCGACAGCAGGCGCAGCACGCGCTGGGTGGTCTCGGCCATGCCACCAGCGTCGCAGAGCCAGCGGACCGAAACTGTCCTGAATGCTCGGGAGGGTACCGGCATGACGCAAACACCGAGCACGAACCCCCAGCCCACCGGCCCCGGGCCGGACTGGACCCACGAGCTGGTGGAGCAGATCGACTGGCACTGGCGGCAGCAGCTCCGGCCGCGGCTGGAGGGGCTGACCGACGCCGAGTACTTCTGGGAGCCCGCCCCGGGATCCTGGACCGTACGGCGTCGCGGCGAACCCGGCCCGGTCCCCGCCGAGGCGGGCGGCCTGCAGGGCGGGTCCGGCGACTGGGTGATCGACTTCGCCTGGCCCGAGCCGGTGCCCGCCCCGATCACGACGATCGCGTGGCGACTCGGGCACCTCATCGTCGGCGTGCTGGCCGTGCGGACGGCGAGCCACTTCGGCGGCGAGGCGGACTACATGAGCTGGCCGTACGCCGGGACCGCGGCGGAGGCCGTGGCGCAGCTCGACGAGCAGTACGACGCGTGGATCGGGCACCTGCGCGCACTGGACGCGGCCGCGCTGGCCAGGCCGTGCGGGGCCGCCGAGGGACCGTACGCCGACGAGCCCTTCGCCACCCTGATCCTGCACATCAACCGCGAACTCATCCACCACGGCGCCGAGATTGCACTGCTCCGGGATTTGTTCGCGCACCGCTGACCCGATCACTGCCCACGGTTGTAGTTATGTCCGAATGACCGTTCGTGACCAGCACAAAGGGTGCCATGGCACCCAAAGGGCTGGTCGTGAGCGGTCGATACCCAACACCCGGCAACGCCCAAGCGCGCCATCGACACCAAGCCGCGAAGAGCCCCGCACCCTCAGGAGGGATCACCCATGTTCCAGCCCGGACTGCATGACGAGATCGAGACCTACGTTGGCTACCTGCTCACCCAGATCGAGGGCCTGCGCGAGTCCGCGTACGGGCTCACCGAGGAGCAGGCCCGCCTCACCCCCTGCCGCAGCGCCCTGTCGATCGGGGGGCTGCTCAAGCACGCGGCCTACGTCCTCGCCGGCCGCGCCCGACGGGCCGACCTGGGCGGCGAGCCCCCCACGCCCGAGCAGTTCGCCGAGCACGCGAAGGCGTTCATGGGCAGCTTCGCGCTGACCGAGGACGAGACCCTCGCCGGGACGCTCGCCGAGTTCGACCGGGCGGCCGCGGAGTTCGTGGCCGACGTCCGCCGGACCGACCCGGGCGCCGAAACCGTCGAGCCGCCCGCCCCCTGGGACAACCGGCCGGACCCCGCCCCGGCGTACGAGCGCTTCCAGATGGTCCACGCCATCGAGGAACTCGCCCGGCATGCGGGGCACGCGGACATCATCCGCGAGCAGATCGACGGGGCCCAGGCCATGTCGCTGCACTTCGCCGCCGCCGGCATGCCCGGCAACCAGTTCGTGCAGCCCTGGCGGCCGGCCGACGCCTGACCGGGAGCATTCGCTCGGCTACTCGGCCCCGGTGCGGGACTCGGGCTGCTCCGCCCACCAGCGGCGCAGCTCGACCTCGGCGGCCTCCTTGCCGACCGGTCCGGCGTCGAGGCGCAGGGCGAGCAGGTGCTGGTACGCGCGGCCGAGCACCCGGCCCGGCGGAATCCCGAGGATCGCCCCGATCTCGTTGCCGTCGAGCTCGGGGCGCACCTTGGCCAGCTCCTCCTCGGCCGTCAGGCGCTCGATGCGGGCCTCGAGGTCGGCGTACGTCGCCTGCAGCCGCGCGGCCTTGCGCGCGTTGCGCGTCGTGCAGTCCGCGCGGGTCAGCCGGTGGAGCCGGGGCAGAAGCGGACCGGCATCCGTGACATAACGCCGTACGGCGGAGTCGGTCCACTCGCCGGCGCCGTACCCGTGGAACCGCAGGT from Austwickia sp. includes the following:
- a CDS encoding YafY family transcriptional regulator, with the protein product MAETTQRVLRLLSLFESRAVWGGPELAERLGVTERTVRRDVDRLRDLGYPVDAERGAGGGYRLGAGRRLPPLLLDDDEAVAVAVSLRLAATGSVAALAEPAMRTMTKLDQVLPPRLRGEVAAVAEATVALPGMAAPVDADVLMTLARAARDRVRVRFGYAARGGTDTSRDVEPYRLVTTGRRWYLLAYDPARADWRTFRLDRMAQVTASTFRFAARPAPDAATFVRDAVTKAPYAHLVTVRYDAPEAAVRDRISATVGQVRGLDPRPHDDGFRTEVEVGADSFDGLAWHLLTVAVDLGARLRVVAPPEFAQVVADYPARLAARLA
- a CDS encoding DinB family protein, encoding MFQPGLHDEIETYVGYLLTQIEGLRESAYGLTEEQARLTPCRSALSIGGLLKHAAYVLAGRARRADLGGEPPTPEQFAEHAKAFMGSFALTEDETLAGTLAEFDRAAAEFVADVRRTDPGAETVEPPAPWDNRPDPAPAYERFQMVHAIEELARHAGHADIIREQIDGAQAMSLHFAAAGMPGNQFVQPWRPADA
- a CDS encoding DinB family protein, yielding MTQTPSTNPQPTGPGPDWTHELVEQIDWHWRQQLRPRLEGLTDAEYFWEPAPGSWTVRRRGEPGPVPAEAGGLQGGSGDWVIDFAWPEPVPAPITTIAWRLGHLIVGVLAVRTASHFGGEADYMSWPYAGTAAEAVAQLDEQYDAWIGHLRALDAAALARPCGAAEGPYADEPFATLILHINRELIHHGAEIALLRDLFAHR
- a CDS encoding ABC transporter permease subunit, yielding MSTRTAPLRPDTRAPAPTQAKRAAANVGPVYARWLGDARRALLGWAGGIVAVCLLYLPLFPSMRDTGLLGDKLEAMPKDMLDGFGMDIATTSTGWGYAHQMVFGMLGLLLLLLLVLGIGQGARMIAGDEEAGALELTLAHATTRRAVLTARLAALVTIVAAMTALVIVVVAALNGPSELQLTAAGLMAEGAALGMLVLTHALVAFAVGAVTGRRAWALAAASIVGVLGWFAHTMGAKLADWVPGLSPFHWAYGEVPLHTGLDAGGLAALGTACVVLVSASYLGFARRDLRA